The DNA segment CCCCCGGACTCGTACCGCCGCCCGGCCCGCCGGAGGCGCTGGCGGCGAGATACGCCCCGCCGCCCCCGACCAGCAGCACCGCCGCGGCCACCGCCGCCACCAGCCCCGGAGACCGCCACCGCCCGGCTCCGTGCCCGTCACCGCCGCCGTGTACGTCGGCGTGGGCCGCGTCGCCGCCGTGGCCCACGGCGGTACGTCCCTCGTCGGCGTCCGGCACCGGACCGTCGCCGGCGGCCCCCCGCGCGGGTGAGGCCCCGGCCATGCCGGTCTCCCGCCCCCCGGCCGCCGCCCCTCCGGCCGCGGACGCATCGGGCCCGGGGCCCCCGGTGGCCGCGGATCCGGTCTCCGGTTCTTCGGCCGCCGTAGCCCTGCCACTCTCCCGAGGGGCATCCTGCACGGACTTGCTCCCGGCGGCCCGGTCCGCGTCGCCGTCCGCCTCCGCGGCGTCGGCCCGTGCGCCTTTGGCGGCCGGAGTCCCGGCCTCCGGGCTCTCGGCTTCGCCGTGGTGCGCCCCCTCGGGCCTGCTCTTCGGTGCCCGGTTCCCGGCTTCGTCGGTCTGTGCGGTATCGCTCGCGGCGGCTGCGGGATCCGGCGTCGGGGCCTCGGGGCCGTCGGCCCACGGTGCCTCGGGCGCGGTCGCGTCCGTGCCTTCCGAGGCCGGCGGCTCGTGGGCGTCGGCACGTACGGAACCGGACTCTCCGGCCCGGGTTCCGGGAACGTCCGCCCGCGGTGCCCCGGATTCCACACCGGATGCGCCCGCGCCCACAGGTTCCGGCGCGGACGCCGCGCCCGCGCCGGCGGACGAGGAGTCGGCCTGCGCGCCCCCGGCGGGCGGGCCTCCGGGCATGGAGTCCTCGGGCGCCGGCTGCTCGTCTCGGGCTCGGAGGACCGGCACGGATCCGCTCCCCGGGCCCCCGCCTTCGGTGTCCCCCGTCACCGTGCCGGCTGTCATGCCGGTCGTCGTGTCCTCGGCCTGCCCGGGGGTGGTGCGGGGTTCCGCCTCATCCGGGGTTCTCTCGTGCTCGCCCCTCGGCGCCCCGACGCTCTCCGCCCCGGTGTCCCCGGTGTCCCCGGTGTCCCCGGTGTCCCCGGTGCCCGTCCCCGGCTCCCCGGCCCCGGGGGCGGGAGCTTCGGGGACGGAGCGGGGCGCGGCGGCGTCGTCCCGGGGCCGCGCGCCCCGCGGGGTGTCCGCGCCGTCGGCCGAAGCGCCCCCGGTGTCGCGCGCGCTGCCGGAGGCCCGCGCCTCGGCGTCGTCGTTGTCGGGTCGCTCGGTGTTCACCGCATCGCTCCTTCGGCTGCACAGCTGTCCCTGAAGACCCTGCCCGGTCGCACCCGGACCGTTGAGGGGTCGTATCCCGTATCCCCTTTACGGGGGACAGCGATGGGACGCAACGGAGGAGCGTACGGTTCCCCGGGCACGGATCCGGCCGCGGCAGACCCCGGCTCAGTCGCCGTACTCGGACATCGCGTCCAGCAGCCGGGCCGAGGACGAGGGCACGGACACGCCGTGGATCAGGGACGGGGAGACCGGACGGGCGGTGTTTCGGTCCGGTGCCGTCCAGCGGGGAGACATCCGGGCGCCGTCGCCGCGCAGCGATGCCAGGTCGCCGTCGAGGTCGGCCTGTGTGGGGACGTGGAACTCGAGGTTCGTCATACGAGCACCGTATGTATGGCACGGGTCACGACGAAAGATCTACTATCGGGTAGTTTTGCCGGTCTTCAACGGGCGGCGTCCACCCGATAGCGTGGACCGTCAATCCCCCTCCCCCAGGAGAGTCCACGCCGTGCGCATCGCAGTCACCGGCTCCATCGCCACCGATCACCTCATGACCTTCCCCGGCCGCTTCGCCGACCAGCTCGTCGCGGACCGGCTGCACACGGTCTCGCTGTCCTTCCTGGTCGACAACCTCGACGTACGCCGGGGCGGCGTGGGCGCGAACATCGCCTTCGGCATGGGGCAGCTCGGCACCCGGCCGATCCTGGCCGGCGCCGCGGGCTTCGACTTCGACGAGTACCGGGCCTGGCTGGAGCGGCACGGCGTCGACACCGGCTCCGTCCGTATCTCCGAGACGCTGCACACCGCCCGCTTCGTGGTCACCACGGACGCCGACCACAACCAGATCGGCTCCTTCTACACGGGTGCGATGAGCGAGGCCCGGCTGATCGAGCTGAAGACCGTCGCCGACCGTGTGGGCGGCCTCGACCTGGTCCTCATCGGTGCCGACGACCCGGAGGGCATGCTCCGGCACACCGAGGAGTGCCGAGCCCGGAGTATTCCGTTCGCCGCCGACTTCTCCCAGCAGATCGCCCGGATGGACGGGGAGGAGATCCGGATACTGCTGGACGGGGCGACCTACCTCTTCTCCAACGAGTACGAGAAGGGGCTCATCGAGAGCAAGACCGGCTGGTCCGACGCCGAGATCCTCGGCAAGGTGGGCCACCGCGTCACCACCCTCGGCTCCCGCGGGGTGCGCATCGAGCGTGCGGGCGAGGACCCCATCGAGGTCGGCTGCGCCCGGGAGGAGCGCAAGGCGGACCCGACCGGGGTGGGCGACGCCTTCCGCGCCGGGTTCCTGTCCGGACTGGCCTGGGGCGTTTCGCTGGAGCGCGCCGCACAGGTCGGCTGCATGCTCGCCACCCTGGTCATCGAGACCGTCGGCACACAGGAGTACCAGCTGAGCCGCGCCCACTTCATGGAGCGCTTCGCCCGGGCCTACGGCGACGAGCCCGCGACCGAGGTGAAGAAGCACCTGATGTCAACGACCCGGGACTGAAAGTCCCGGGCTCGCACAACGGGCGTCACCGGCTGGGGTGCTGCGTTCGCGTCCAGCCCCGTCCCGCCGGCGCGGGGGGCGGGGCAGGGGCCGTCGGCCGGGCCCCGCGTCGCCACAACTCCCACGCTCCGGCCCGGATGTTGCGGGAGCCGTGCCGGTCCGCGTGATCAACGAATCCGCAGGACCGGCACGCGAACCGGGCCTGGGAAACCCGGTTCGCCCTGTCGATGTGCCCGCACCCGGCGCAGGTACGGGAGGTGTACGCCGGATCGACGTAGCCGGACTCGCCCTTCCCCGTGAGCGAGACTCGGGCGCCCCGCGGTCGGACGCAGCGGTACCGAGGATGTGAGTCCCCCCGGGGCCGAAGGACTCCGTTGGGAACAGCCCCGGGGGTTCCTCGCAAGAACAAGCTGAAGTACCGGCGGTTCACGAGCCCCGGTGGCCATCGGGTCCCGGGGCCGGTGACCGGTTCGTGGCGACGCCGTGGGCCGATCCGGTAGGGCGGCCCGAGCCCCGCGAACCCGTACCGGCGGCACCGGGCGCTCAGGCTACGAGCAGGGGGACTGCTCCGGCTGCGAACCGTGGCACGGTCCGGAAAGCGAAAAGGCCCGCCGACTCCGTCGGCCTGCCCCCACGCAAGACCGAGGCCAGTACCCCGGGCCCCCGGACCTGCCGACGGCGGCGTCGTGGACCCCGAGGTCACCGGACGCTCGCGGTCCCGGATCCCCGTCGTTCACGAGATCCGGCGGACTACGTAGGCCGAGCCCCGGTCCGCCGGTTCCTCACCCACGTACCCCTGCCCGCGCATCTCGCACCACGCCGGGATGTCCAGGCGGGCGGCCTCGTCGTCCGCGAGGACGCGTACCGTGCCGCCCACAGGCACGTCGCCGATCACCCGGGCCAGCTCGATCACCGGGACCGGGCACCGCCGGCCCAGCGCGTCCACGACCAGGGCGTCGACGGCCGCGGCACCGTCGGCCGGCGCGTCCACGAGCGGGGCGCCGGCCGCCTCGCCGGTCTGCTCCGCGCCCCGTACGCCCCCGGCGGTCACCGGCGCCCCCAGCTTCTCCCGCACCCCCGCCACCACCCCCGGCAGGACCGCCAGGAACCGCTCGACGTCCCCGGCCGGTGTCCCCGGCGGCAGCGAGACGCGGACGTTGCCCTCACTCAGCACCCCCATCGCCCTCAGCACATGGCTCGGGGTGAGCGTACTGCTCGTGCACGACGAACCCGACGACACGGAGAAGCCGGCGACGTCCAGCTCGTGCAGCACCGTCTCCCCGTCGACATAGAGGCAGGAGAAGGTGACGATCCCCGGCAGCCGCCGCTGCGGATCACCGGTCACCTCCACCTCCGGCACCAGTGCCGGCACCCGTACCCGGATCCGCTCCGTCAGTTCCCGCAGGCGGGCCGCCTCCTCGGCCGCCTCGGCGCGCACCGCCCGCAGCGAGGCCGCCGCGGCCACCACCGCCGGGATGTTCTCGAACCCGGCCGCCCGCCCCGACTCCCGTTCGTCCAGCGGCCCCTGGGGAGCGAACCGTGTCCCCTTGCGCACCACGAGCAGCCCGACACCCGACGGGCCGCCCCACTTGTGGGCGCTCGCCGTGAGCAGCGACCAGTCGCCCGCCACCGGCCCCCAGCCCAGCGACTGGGCCGCGTCCACCAGCAGCGGCACACCCGCCGCCCGGCACGCCCCGGCCACCTCGGCCACCGGCTGCACCGTCCCCACCTCGTGGTTGGCCGACTGGAGACAGGCCAGCGCGGTGTCCGGCCGCAGCGCCCCGGCAAACGCGTCCGGGGGCACGGCACCCGTGCGGTCCACCCCGGCCTCGGTGACCGAACCGCCCCGCGCCTCGTGGACTTCAGCTGCATGGAGCACAGAGGAATGTTCGACCGCTGACACGATCAGGTGGCGCCCCACGCGCCGGCGCCCGGCCAGCGCCCCCTCGATCCCGGCGTGCACCGCCCGCGTGCCGGACGGCGTGAACACCAGCTCGTCCGGGCGGCATTCCACCGCCTCTGCCGCCGCCTCGCGCGCCGCGTCCAGCAGCAGCCGGGCCCGCCTGCCCTCCCGGTACAGCCGGGCCGGATCGGCCCACCCCTCGTCCAGCGCGGCCAACAGAGCCTGACGGGCGACGGGATGGAGCGGAGCGGCGGACGCGGCGTCGAAGTAGGACATACGGCAACGGTAAGCCGCGGACCCGGCAGGGAAGGGGGAGAGGACGGCGAGGGCAGGGAGCGCGGAGGAGAGGGGGGCGTGCGCACCCCGGGCCCTCCGTGCCCGCCGGGCTCGGCCGTTGCCACCGCACAAGCCGCACTCCCGGCCATTGGGCGCGCCTCCCCACCCCTTCGGGGTGACGGGCGGCGCGTATGCCCCCCTCCTCGCGACCCCCCGAAAGGCGTCGGCTAGGGTTTGGTCCGCATAAACATCCAAACCCCTGCCCGACGCAGGGCGGCGACCGACCAGCGAGAAGGCCAGGCCGCAGCCGTACAGCGCGGGCGAGACTCTCGGGAAGGCGCTACGTGAGTCCCAACGGCTCCGACCTCCCCCACTGCCTGAAGGGCGTGGGAGGTACCCCCAAGCTGCGGCGCCCGATGCGGCGGAAGCTGCTGCAGGCACTGACCGCGGGCCTGGTCCTGGCAACCGCCACCGGTTGCACATGGGAGGACTTCCCTCGCCTTGGTATGCCCACCCCCACCACGGAGGAGGCTCCCCGGATCCTCTCCCTCTGGCAGGGGTCCTGGGCCGCCGCGCTCGCCATCGGCGTGCTGGTGTGGGGTCTGATCCTGTGGAGTGCTTTCTTCCACCGGCGCAGCCGCACCAAGGTCGAGGTACCTCCGCAGACCCGGTACAACATGCCCATCGAGGCGCTGTACACCGTGGTTCCGCTCATCATCGTCTCGGTCTTCTTCTTCTTCACGGCCCGTGACGAGTCCGAGCTCCTGAAGCTCGAGGCGAAGCCGGACGTCACCGTGAACGTCGTCGGTTTCCAGTGGAGCTGGTGCTTCAACTACATCGAGAACGTCGAGGGTTCCACCGGCGACGCCAGGACCGCCAAGGAGCTCGACGGGGTCCCGGACCGCTACAAGGAGGCCTTCCCGGCCGACGCCGGCGGTGTCAACGACTGCGGCACCCCCTCCACGCGGAACCCGCAGACCAACAACCCGGGCCCCACCCTGTGGCTGCCCGAGGGCAAGCGGGTCCGCTTCGTCCTGACCTCGCGGGACGTCATCCACTCCTTCTGGGTGGTGCCGTTCCTGATGAAGCAGGACGTCATCCCGGGTCACCCCAACGCCTTCGAGGTGACCCCCAACCGTGAGGGCACCTTCCTCGGCAAGTGCGCCGAGCTCTGCGGCGTGGACCACGCCCGGATGCTGTTCAACGTGAAGGTCGTCTCCCCCGAGCGTTACGAGCAGCACCTCCAGGAACTCGCGGAGAAGGGGCAGACCGGTTACGTGCCCTCCGGCATCGAGCAGACGAGCCACGAGAAGAACCGGGAGGCGAACATCCTGTGAGCATCCTCGATGAACCCCAGGGTGCCGCAGCGTCTGTGGGCTCCTACGAGAGCGAGCAGCCGGTCCGGCGCAAGCAGCCCGGCAACGTGGTCGTCAAGTGGCTCACCACCACCGACCACAAGACGATCGGCACGCTGTATCTGGTGACGTCGTTCGTGTTCTTCTGCATCGGTGGCGTGATGGCGCTCGTCATGCGCGCCGAGCTGGCCCGGCCGGGCCTGCAGGTCATGTCGAACGAGCAGTTCAACCAGGCGTTCACGATGCACGGCACGATCATGCTGCTGATGTTCGCGACGCCGCTGTTCGCCGGCTTCGCGAACTGGATCATGCCGCTCCAGATCGGCGCGCCCGACGTCGCCTTCCCGCGGCTGAACATGTTCGCCTACTGGCTCTACCTGTTCGGCTCGCTCATCGCGGTCGGCGGCTTCCTCACCCCGGACGGGGCCGCCAGCTTCGGCTGGTTCGCCTACTCCCCGCTGTCGGACGCCATCCGCTCGCCGGGTGTCGGCGCCGACATGTGGATCATGGGTCTGGCGTTCTCCGGCTTCGGCACGATCCTCGGTGCGGTCAACTTCATCACCACGATCATCTGCATGCGCGCCCCCGGCATGACGATGTTCCGCATGCCGATCTTCACCTGGAACGTGCTGCTGACCGGTGTGCTGGTCCTGCTCGCCTTCCCGGTGCTCGCGGCGGCGCTGTTCGCGCTGGAGGTGGACCGCAAGTTCGGGGCGCACATCTTCGACGCGGCCAACGGCGGGCCGCTGCTCTGGCAGCACCTGTTCTGGTTCTTCGGCCACCCGGAGGTGTACATCATCGCGCTGCCGTTCTTCGGCATCGTCTCCGAGATCATCCCGGTCTTCTCCCGCAAGCCGATCTTCGGCTACATGGGTCTGATCGG comes from the Streptomyces sp. KMM 9044 genome and includes:
- the ctaC gene encoding aa3-type cytochrome oxidase subunit II; this encodes MSPNGSDLPHCLKGVGGTPKLRRPMRRKLLQALTAGLVLATATGCTWEDFPRLGMPTPTTEEAPRILSLWQGSWAAALAIGVLVWGLILWSAFFHRRSRTKVEVPPQTRYNMPIEALYTVVPLIIVSVFFFFTARDESELLKLEAKPDVTVNVVGFQWSWCFNYIENVEGSTGDARTAKELDGVPDRYKEAFPADAGGVNDCGTPSTRNPQTNNPGPTLWLPEGKRVRFVLTSRDVIHSFWVVPFLMKQDVIPGHPNAFEVTPNREGTFLGKCAELCGVDHARMLFNVKVVSPERYEQHLQELAEKGQTGYVPSGIEQTSHEKNREANIL
- a CDS encoding carbohydrate kinase family protein — translated: MRIAVTGSIATDHLMTFPGRFADQLVADRLHTVSLSFLVDNLDVRRGGVGANIAFGMGQLGTRPILAGAAGFDFDEYRAWLERHGVDTGSVRISETLHTARFVVTTDADHNQIGSFYTGAMSEARLIELKTVADRVGGLDLVLIGADDPEGMLRHTEECRARSIPFAADFSQQIARMDGEEIRILLDGATYLFSNEYEKGLIESKTGWSDAEILGKVGHRVTTLGSRGVRIERAGEDPIEVGCAREERKADPTGVGDAFRAGFLSGLAWGVSLERAAQVGCMLATLVIETVGTQEYQLSRAHFMERFARAYGDEPATEVKKHLMSTTRD
- the ctaD gene encoding aa3-type cytochrome oxidase subunit I, with translation MSILDEPQGAAASVGSYESEQPVRRKQPGNVVVKWLTTTDHKTIGTLYLVTSFVFFCIGGVMALVMRAELARPGLQVMSNEQFNQAFTMHGTIMLLMFATPLFAGFANWIMPLQIGAPDVAFPRLNMFAYWLYLFGSLIAVGGFLTPDGAASFGWFAYSPLSDAIRSPGVGADMWIMGLAFSGFGTILGAVNFITTIICMRAPGMTMFRMPIFTWNVLLTGVLVLLAFPVLAAALFALEVDRKFGAHIFDAANGGPLLWQHLFWFFGHPEVYIIALPFFGIVSEIIPVFSRKPIFGYMGLIGATIAIAGLSVTVWAHHMYVTGGVLLPFFSFMTFLIAVPTGVKFFNWLGTMWKGSLSFETPMLWSAGFLVTFLFGGLTGVVLASPPLDFHVSDSYFVVAHFHYVVFGTVVFAMFAGFHFWWPKFTGKMLDERLGKITFWTLFAGFHGTFLVQHWLGAEGMPRRYSDYLAADGFTALNTVSTIASFLLGLSMLPFLYNIWKTAKYGRKVEVDDPWGYGRSLEWATSCPPPRHNFTSLPRIRSESPAFDLHHPEIAALDQLENTGHGEKVLSGGKEAGK
- a CDS encoding cysteine desulfurase/sulfurtransferase TusA family protein gives rise to the protein MSYFDAASAAPLHPVARQALLAALDEGWADPARLYREGRRARLLLDAAREAAAEAVECRPDELVFTPSGTRAVHAGIEGALAGRRRVGRHLIVSAVEHSSVLHAAEVHEARGGSVTEAGVDRTGAVPPDAFAGALRPDTALACLQSANHEVGTVQPVAEVAGACRAAGVPLLVDAAQSLGWGPVAGDWSLLTASAHKWGGPSGVGLLVVRKGTRFAPQGPLDERESGRAAGFENIPAVVAAAASLRAVRAEAAEEAARLRELTERIRVRVPALVPEVEVTGDPQRRLPGIVTFSCLYVDGETVLHELDVAGFSVSSGSSCTSSTLTPSHVLRAMGVLSEGNVRVSLPPGTPAGDVERFLAVLPGVVAGVREKLGAPVTAGGVRGAEQTGEAAGAPLVDAPADGAAAVDALVVDALGRRCPVPVIELARVIGDVPVGGTVRVLADDEAARLDIPAWCEMRGQGYVGEEPADRGSAYVVRRIS
- a CDS encoding zinc ribbon domain-containing protein; this encodes MTSGSTTPPSAGPGARGTGLGLAWGQADGVGGPFRFPDRATVRSRSSPPARSLSARCRRYGFAGLGPPYRIGPRRRHEPVTGPGTRWPPGLVNRRYFSLFLRGTPGAVPNGVLRPRGDSHPRYRCVRPRGARVSLTGKGESGYVDPAYTSRTCAGCGHIDRANRVSQARFACRSCGFVDHADRHGSRNIRAGAWELWRRGARPTAPAPPPAPAGRGWTRTQHPSR